The DNA sequence GTGGCTGGACGCGCCGTGGCGAGAAGATCGTGAAGACCTACAAACTGCCGACCTTCCCGGCAGCGATTGCCTTCGTGGTTGAGGTTGGCTTTCTGGCCGAGGCCGCCGGCCATCATCCCGATGTGGATATCCGCTACAACAAAGTGACGCTGGCGTTGACCACCCACGATGCCGGCGGGTTGACGGAGAAGGATTTCCAACTGGCCGCTGCCGCCGATGAGGCGATGGGGTAGGAAGTAGAGCGCCGTCGCAGCAGGAGGTGGCGTGGGCGGGCTTCGCCCTTCGGGACCTTCCCATCAGGCAGAGGCGTGGGGAACACCGGGTTCCCTACCCTCCTCCAGGCGACGCTGGGGCCGCCAGGCATCCCTGACGGTAGGGGCATGGGGAGCCTTCTCAGGTGTAGGGTTTTTCGAGGGAGAAGGGGTTTTCGGCGTTCCAATGCGCTTACGATCCTCACCCCTCCGCCCCCCGCTCCCGCGCGCGGGAGAGGGGGAGTTGGGCGTCCCAATGCCCCGGATGGCGCATGCGACGCGAGCATGCGCCGGAAAACCCTACACCTGAGAACATGGGGAACCCTGGGTCACCCACCCTCCTGCAGGCAACGACGAGGCCGCCAGACGCCCCCGGCGGCAGGGGCGTGGGGAACCCTGGTTTCCCCATCTCCTTCACGCCGGGACGCGCCGCAGGATTACGCGCAATGGCCGAAATTGACGGGATCTTTTACGCCCAACGCGGGCAAGGAACGCCGGTCATCTTGCTCCACGGGGCCGGGGGCACGCACCGCCACTGGGGCGAATTGTTCGCCCCCCTGGGCGCCACGGCGCGGCTGATCGCCCCGGATCTGCCCGGCCACGGGCGCTCGGCGCCGCCGGGGTATACCACCATCGCCGGGTATGCCGGGGTCGCCCTGCGCCTGCTTGATGCGCTGGGCCTTGACCGGGCCGTGCTCGCCGGTCACTCGATGGGCGCCGCGGCGGCCCTCGAGGCGGCCCTGGCCGCGCCGGATCGGGTGCGCGGCCTGGCGCTGATCGGCGCCAGCGCCCGCCTGCGGGTGGCCCCGGAGTTGCTCCAGGGGCTTGCCACTTATCCCGACGCGGCCATTGAATTGCTGGTCCAGTTGATCTACCCCGGAGCAGCGGCGCACCTGCGCGCCCCGGCGGCCGCCGAGTTCCGGCAGTGCGACCCGGCGGTGCTGCAGGGCGATTTCGCCGCCTGCGATGGCTGGGACGCGCGCCCGCGCCTGGGGACGCTGCGCCTCCCCGCGCTGGTGATCTGCGGCGAGGCCGACCGGATGACGCCCCCGAAGCTGGCCCGCGAGTTGCAGTCCCTGCTCGACGCCGACCTGGTCATGCTGCCGGGCGTCGGGCACATGCCAATGCTCGAGGCCCCCGCGGCCACCGCCGCGGCGCTCCTCACGTGGCTGGAACGCCTGTAGGGGCCGCTGGCGCGCCAGCGGCGGGGACGCGCGGAAACCGGATTGCCCCGCCCTCCTCCAAGCGGCGCTGGGGCCGCCTGGCGCCCCAACCGGCAGGGGCGCGGGGCAACCCGGTTGCCCCGTATTCACATCAAAGATCACTTCCCAATACAGAACCGCGAAAAAATCACATCGAGCAGGTCATCGCCCACGGTCTCGCCGGTAATCTCGCCGAGGGCGTTGAGGGCCGCGGTCAGGTCGCCGCCGATGAGATCGGTGGGATGCCCGGCTTCCCACCCCTCCAGGGCGGCGCGGAGGTGCTCTTCGGCGCGACGCAGGGCGTCGCGGTGACGCGGGTTGCTGACCAGGCGGGCCTCGGCGGCGGCGGGCGGCACGCTGCCCAGGAGCGCGGCGGCCACGGCCCGGGCCAGGTCCGCAATGCCTGCGCCGGTGCGCGCCGAGGTGGCAACGCTGCCTAGCAGCCGCGGATGGGCGAATGGCGTCTCGGGTGAACCATCCGCCGCGGAGCGAGCGTCAATCTTGTTCCACACCAGGATGGTCGGTTTCTCCACGGTAAGTCCGGCGATCTCGGCGTCGCCCGAAGTGAGGGGCTGCGCCGCGTCGAGCACCAGCAGCGCCAGGTCGGCGCTGTCAAGGGCCGCTCGCGCCCGCTCGATGCCCAGTCGCTCGACCGGGTCGGCGCTCTCATGGATGCCTGCGGTGTCCACCAAGGTCACCGGAATGCCTTCCAGGTTGGCCGTCTCTTCCAGCGTGTCGCGGGTGGTGCCGGGAACGGGCGTGACGATGGCCCGGTCGGCGCGCAGCAGGGCGTTGAGCAGGCTGGACTTGCCGACATTGGGCCGGCCTACGATGGCCACCCGCGCCCCCTGGCGGTAGATGATGCCCTGCTCGGCTCCGGCCAGCAGACGCTCCACGGTGGCCAGACTGGCGCGCAGGGATGGGCCGAGGTCCTGCGGTTCAACCTCGTCTTCGGGAAAATCCACCACCACGGTAACGTAGGCCAGACACTCCAGCAGGGCCGCGCGGACGCCGCGCACCTCGCGGGCGAGCCAGCCCCCTAACTGGGCCTGGGCCAGAGCCAGCCCGGCGGCGGTGCGGGCGCGGATCACGTCGAGGGTGGCCTCGGCCTGCGAGAGATCGATCCGCCCGTTGAGAAAAGCGCGCAGAGTGAACTCGCCAGGGCGGGCCAGGCGCGCCCCCGCGGCCAGAACCAGCGCCAGGGTGCTCTGGAGCGGCTGCGGCCCCCCGTGGCAGGAGATCTCCACCACGTCCTCGCGGGTGAAGCTGTGCGGCGCGCGCATAAAGGCCACCAGCACCTCGTCAACGATGGCGCCGGTAGCGGGATCGACCACGTGGCCGTAGCGCAGACGATACGGGCGGAGGGGACCCGGCCGGATCGGGCGAAAGATCCGCCCGGCGATGGCGCAGGCCTCGCGCCCGCTGATGCGCACGATCCCTACCCCGCCTTCGCCGGGCGGAGTTGCAATGGCGGCGATGGTGTCGTCGTACACCGCTGGCAGGCTCTCGACCCGAATCCACGCGCCCTATCGGGCGCCTGCCTCTATTGTAGCAGTTTCTGGCAGTGCTTTTCTGTATCGGGGAGGCCTGGAGGGGCGCGGCTCATTCGACAGCCCCTTTCCGGCACGGCACGGTTTTGCCGCGCCGTGCCAGAAGGGAAATCTCACAGGGGCCTGCGGGCCTCCTGGACGCCATAGGTGGGAAGCAGCGGGTTCGTGGAGAGCCGCGGGCCCTCCAAACCTCCGCGCCGGGAGGCGGGGCGCGGGATCACCACTGAACGACAGGCGCCATCGCTGCCGATGACGTACCCATCGGCGTTCCAGTCACTCACGCGCTCCTGGTCTACCAGGTACCAGTAGGCATAGGGGCGATTCTGCTCCAGGAGCAGGGTAATACTCCAGCCGCTCTCATCGCGGCGCAGAAGCATCGGGGCGGCGTCCCAATCGTTAAAATCACCGGCAAGTTTCACGCTATCCGCCCAGATCGAGGCGGGCAGCGAAAAGGTAACGCGGACCTTGCCAGGCTGGGTCGGCACATCTTCCTGGGTCACCATAGCTTTGTTCTCCGCGCGACCTGTGTGCTCCTGTAAGGCCGGAAAGTCGCTGTTCCGGCCAGGTGAAGATCAGCGTTGATCTTGATGATGCAATCGTAGCAGGAAGGCGAGCGGATGTCAGTGAACATTGGCGGGAGGCTGGCGGGGAATTGGCGGGGCGAAAACCCTACGTAACGGGACTTCCGGTCAACTCAAGTTCGATGCCGCCCGGACGCGGCGCCGCCTGCCAGGAGATCCGGAGGTAGCTGCCGTCTTTGCGGGCATAGCGGCAAGACAATTCAGCTGCTGCACCGGCGGCGTAGACGGCGTGAATGACGGCGATCACCGCCTCCTGGTCATCAGGATGTACGCGCTCGATGAAGGTGCTGTTTGCCAGTTCGCCCGGTCGCCAGCCGAGGAGATGGTTCCACCCCTCGCCAGAGGGGACAAAGCTGCCGTCAATCGCCAGGATCGCGCGCAGCAGGGGTGTTACTCCGAGATCTGGAGCTTGCACAGGGTTCCGTCACTTTTCGCACGCACAGAATTGATCGCGCGACGCTGCCAGACGAACGCGCTGGCAAACGCCCCCACGATTATGCTACCCGGCGCTGGCGGGGACTCAATGAAAAGTTGCGGGGAAATGGCGGGAAGTTTCGTGCGCCTTCAGGCTTCGCGCATACGGTAACCGAGACCGCGCACGGTCTCAATCGCTCCCGGTTCATCAGTCGCATCGCCGAGCTTGCGGCGGAGAGAGCGAATAAGGGGGCGGATCAGCTCGCGGGCCTCGTCGGCGTCGTCGGTGCGCAGGCCATGGGTGACCAGCACCAGGGCTGTAGCAGGCAGGACTTCGCCGACCCGGCGGGCCAGTTCCGCCAGCAGGGCGAATTCCTTAACCGAGAGGGTCAATGGCTCGCCATCGAGCCAGGCTCGGTGATGGCCGGCATCAATGCGGATTCGGCCCACGCGGATCTCTTCATAAGGCACAGCGGGCCTGGCTATGGCCACGGCCTCCGCCAGTTGATTGTGGCGCCGCAGTTTGCCCTCCACTACCGCCAGCAGATCCTCGGGCTGCACCGGCTTGGTCAAATAGTCGTCGGCGCCGAGCGCCTTGCCGTAGCGCACATCACTGTCGAGGGCCCG is a window from the Chloroflexaceae bacterium genome containing:
- a CDS encoding 4a-hydroxytetrahydrobiopterin dehydratase — its product is MARLSEEEITARLEGLSGWTRRGEKIVKTYKLPTFPAAIAFVVEVGFLAEAAGHHPDVDIRYNKVTLALTTHDAGGLTEKDFQLAAAADEAMG
- a CDS encoding alpha/beta fold hydrolase, producing MAEIDGIFYAQRGQGTPVILLHGAGGTHRHWGELFAPLGATARLIAPDLPGHGRSAPPGYTTIAGYAGVALRLLDALGLDRAVLAGHSMGAAAALEAALAAPDRVRGLALIGASARLRVAPELLQGLATYPDAAIELLVQLIYPGAAAHLRAPAAAEFRQCDPAVLQGDFAACDGWDARPRLGTLRLPALVICGEADRMTPPKLARELQSLLDADLVMLPGVGHMPMLEAPAATAAALLTWLERL
- the mnmE gene encoding tRNA uridine-5-carboxymethylaminomethyl(34) synthesis GTPase MnmE, with product MYDDTIAAIATPPGEGGVGIVRISGREACAIAGRIFRPIRPGPLRPYRLRYGHVVDPATGAIVDEVLVAFMRAPHSFTREDVVEISCHGGPQPLQSTLALVLAAGARLARPGEFTLRAFLNGRIDLSQAEATLDVIRARTAAGLALAQAQLGGWLAREVRGVRAALLECLAYVTVVVDFPEDEVEPQDLGPSLRASLATVERLLAGAEQGIIYRQGARVAIVGRPNVGKSSLLNALLRADRAIVTPVPGTTRDTLEETANLEGIPVTLVDTAGIHESADPVERLGIERARAALDSADLALLVLDAAQPLTSGDAEIAGLTVEKPTILVWNKIDARSAADGSPETPFAHPRLLGSVATSARTGAGIADLARAVAAALLGSVPPAAAEARLVSNPRHRDALRRAEEHLRAALEGWEAGHPTDLIGGDLTAALNALGEITGETVGDDLLDVIFSRFCIGK
- a CDS encoding isoamylase early set domain-containing protein, which gives rise to MVTQEDVPTQPGKVRVTFSLPASIWADSVKLAGDFNDWDAAPMLLRRDESGWSITLLLEQNRPYAYWYLVDQERVSDWNADGYVIGSDGACRSVVIPRPASRRGGLEGPRLSTNPLLPTYGVQEARRPL
- a CDS encoding PAS domain-containing protein; this encodes MQAPDLGVTPLLRAILAIDGSFVPSGEGWNHLLGWRPGELANSTFIERVHPDDQEAVIAVIHAVYAAGAAAELSCRYARKDGSYLRISWQAAPRPGGIELELTGSPVT
- a CDS encoding response regulator transcription factor encodes the protein MMNAPARVLVVDDQIDHLNAVEMLLTGFGYQVVLCASGTEALARLESEPVDLILADVAMPQLNGYQLLEAVRRQPRWAHIPFVFLTARALDSDVRYGKALGADDYLTKPVQPEDLLAVVEGKLRRHNQLAEAVAIARPAVPYEEIRVGRIRIDAGHHRAWLDGEPLTLSVKEFALLAELARRVGEVLPATALVLVTHGLRTDDADEARELIRPLIRSLRRKLGDATDEPGAIETVRGLGYRMREA